A stretch of the Enterobacter mori genome encodes the following:
- a CDS encoding YbdK family carboxylate-amine ligase, which yields MPLPDFKSSEPFTLGIELELQVVNPPGYDLSQDSSALIAAVKDDIKGGEVKHDITESMLEIATGVCQNIDQAAAQFSVMQQSILRAAADQHIQICGGGTHPFQKWQRQEVCDDERYNVTLERFGYLILQATVFGQHVHVGCRNGDDAIYLLHGLSRFVPHFIALAAASPYMQGTDTKFASSRLNIFSGFPDNGQMPWVNSWQEFEGLFRRLSSTSMIDSIKDLHWDIRPSPHFGTVEVRVMDTPLTLGHAINIAGLIQATSHWLLTARPYKHQEKDFLLYRFNRFQACRYGLEGILTDVHSGEHKTVAEDIAWLLEQVAPSAEKLGATSAINEIALLLKQGKSEAQRMRDFIADGGSLISLVQKHCELWATSP from the coding sequence ATGCCTTTACCTGATTTCAAATCCTCTGAACCTTTTACCCTCGGCATCGAGCTTGAACTGCAGGTGGTTAACCCGCCGGGCTACGATCTGAGCCAGGACTCCTCCGCGCTCATTGCCGCCGTCAAAGACGACATCAAAGGCGGCGAAGTCAAACACGACATCACCGAAAGCATGCTCGAAATTGCCACCGGCGTGTGCCAGAACATCGACCAGGCGGCGGCACAGTTCTCGGTGATGCAGCAGAGCATTCTGCGCGCGGCAGCGGATCAGCACATTCAGATCTGCGGCGGCGGGACGCACCCGTTCCAGAAGTGGCAGCGTCAGGAGGTGTGCGACGACGAGCGCTATAACGTCACGCTGGAGCGCTTTGGCTATCTTATTTTGCAGGCAACGGTATTCGGCCAGCATGTACACGTGGGGTGCCGAAACGGGGACGACGCGATTTACCTGCTGCACGGCCTGTCGCGCTTCGTGCCGCACTTTATCGCCCTGGCCGCCGCCTCGCCTTATATGCAGGGCACGGACACGAAGTTCGCCTCGTCGCGGCTCAACATCTTCTCCGGCTTCCCGGATAACGGTCAGATGCCGTGGGTCAACAGCTGGCAGGAGTTCGAGGGGCTGTTCCGCCGCCTGAGCTCCACCAGCATGATCGACAGCATTAAAGATCTGCACTGGGACATCCGCCCCAGCCCGCATTTTGGCACCGTGGAGGTGCGGGTGATGGATACGCCGCTGACGCTCGGCCACGCGATCAACATTGCCGGACTGATTCAGGCGACGTCGCACTGGCTGTTGACCGCGCGGCCCTATAAGCATCAGGAAAAAGATTTTCTCCTGTACCGCTTTAACCGTTTTCAGGCCTGTCGCTACGGGCTGGAGGGGATCCTGACGGACGTGCATAGCGGCGAACACAAAACCGTGGCGGAAGATATCGCCTGGCTGCTGGAGCAGGTTGCGCCGTCGGCCGAGAAGCTCGGCGCGACGAGCGCCATCAATGAAATTGCCCTGCTGTTAAAGCAGGGCAAGAGCGAGGCGCAGCGCATGCGGGACTTCATCGCTGACGGCGGCTCGCTGATTTCTCTGGTTCAGAAGCACTGCGAGCTGTGGGCGACGAGTCCGTAA